In one Pseudodesulfovibrio tunisiensis genomic region, the following are encoded:
- a CDS encoding DUF1007 family protein, whose protein sequence is MNRTLSISAILGILLVGLIVSVARAHPHVFVDASLKFSVADGKLESVRQHWLFDEFFTKAILADIGLPIAAVATPEGQAAVKSGAFDYLRNYSYFTFVENAGKRTPVTRIRDFAASLEEGRLVYDFTVPLDIPLKNLRNFRFAVFDSEYYTDILLLKDNIVFESDGSAGVSHAIRLAKDQTYWGYVVPEAVCLSANAAGAGMPSPVPAVQAGGTANPVQRVMAWVLYFQKELKKQLNEFGSGIQGNPFGASFWLFLGLSFVYGVVHAVGPGHGKTVVCSYFLSRPGSLAAGAVMGNAITFVHMSSAAVAVGAAYLLFSSSMGGFQQASRALQPASFGLIALMGLYLAFQAVCELRRGGLVSGKCTVDHDLAGRAPDMKHILTVSFVTGLVPCPGAAVILAFAIGQNIFWAGLAAIVCMALGMGMTTTLFAWLAVGARGLTLRMTGRNRKAFNWAYGSLSVCGALFIALFGAALFLTSI, encoded by the coding sequence ATGAACCGCACATTGTCCATCTCCGCAATCCTCGGCATTCTGCTGGTTGGCCTGATCGTATCCGTGGCCCGTGCGCATCCGCATGTCTTCGTGGATGCGTCCCTGAAGTTTTCCGTTGCCGACGGAAAGCTGGAAAGCGTGCGCCAGCACTGGCTGTTCGACGAATTCTTCACCAAGGCCATTCTGGCCGACATCGGTTTGCCCATTGCGGCAGTGGCTACGCCCGAAGGACAGGCCGCGGTCAAGTCCGGCGCGTTCGATTATCTGCGCAACTACAGCTACTTCACCTTTGTGGAAAATGCGGGCAAGCGGACGCCCGTGACCCGGATTCGGGATTTTGCGGCAAGTCTGGAAGAGGGGAGGCTGGTCTACGACTTCACGGTCCCTCTGGATATTCCGTTGAAAAATTTGCGGAATTTTCGGTTTGCGGTGTTCGACAGCGAGTATTACACGGACATTCTTCTTCTCAAGGACAACATCGTGTTCGAGTCGGACGGGTCGGCAGGGGTGTCCCATGCCATCCGTCTGGCAAAGGACCAGACGTATTGGGGCTATGTCGTGCCCGAGGCCGTGTGCCTGAGCGCAAATGCGGCCGGTGCCGGGATGCCGTCGCCAGTCCCGGCCGTGCAGGCCGGGGGGACAGCCAATCCCGTGCAGCGGGTCATGGCATGGGTGCTCTATTTCCAGAAGGAGCTGAAGAAACAACTCAATGAGTTCGGTTCCGGAATTCAGGGCAACCCGTTCGGTGCATCGTTCTGGCTTTTTCTGGGCCTGTCCTTCGTGTACGGCGTGGTGCATGCCGTGGGGCCGGGGCACGGCAAGACCGTGGTGTGTTCCTACTTTCTCAGCCGTCCCGGGTCATTGGCCGCAGGCGCGGTCATGGGCAACGCCATCACCTTCGTGCACATGAGTTCCGCTGCCGTGGCCGTGGGCGCGGCCTATCTGCTTTTCAGTTCGAGCATGGGCGGATTCCAGCAGGCGAGCCGGGCGCTTCAGCCCGCCAGCTTCGGCCTGATTGCGCTCATGGGGCTTTATCTCGCGTTTCAGGCCGTGTGCGAACTGCGGCGCGGTGGACTGGTCTCGGGCAAATGCACCGTGGACCATGATCTTGCCGGACGCGCTCCGGACATGAAGCACATCCTGACCGTATCCTTTGTCACCGGGCTGGTGCCGTGCCCGGGCGCGGCCGTGATTCTGGCCTTTGCCATCGGCCAGAACATCTTCTGGGCCGGACTGGCCGCCATTGTGTGCATGGCCCTTGGCATGGGCATGACCACCACGCTGTTCGCCTGGCTGGCTGTGGGGGCGCGTGGGCTGACCTTGCGCATGACCGGGCGCAACCGCAAGGCCTTCAACTGGGCCTATGGCAGCCTGTCCGTGTGCGGCGCCCTGTTCATCGCCCTGTTCGGTGCGGCCCTGTTTCTGACCTCGATCTGA
- a CDS encoding MBL fold metallo-hydrolase — MKLTVLMENNTLIGKYLRGEAAFSLLLEDQGQRILFDTGYTNTFLENASCMGIDMLHLDWIVLSHGHSDHTWGLDGLIRQYMDAVVFKRPYSRPRLLAHPGVFTPKVEPPRQEIGMLMDQEKLDRQFPTTLSDTPFALTDNLHFLGEIPRIFDFEQGDAIGDRLEPDGPIPDYMPEDSGLALVTDSGLVVISGCAHSGICAIVEHARKVTGVDCVRSVFGGFHLLDAPEERLEKTADYFASLNLETLYPCHCTDLAAKIALARKNPVLEVGVGMQLTFA, encoded by the coding sequence ATGAAACTTACGGTTCTCATGGAGAACAACACCCTTATCGGCAAATACCTGCGCGGCGAGGCCGCGTTTTCCCTGCTTCTGGAAGACCAGGGGCAACGCATCCTTTTCGACACGGGCTACACGAACACGTTTCTGGAAAACGCGAGCTGCATGGGCATCGACATGCTGCACCTCGACTGGATCGTGCTTTCCCACGGCCACAGCGACCACACGTGGGGACTGGACGGACTGATACGGCAGTACATGGACGCCGTGGTGTTCAAGCGACCCTACTCCCGGCCCCGGCTTCTGGCCCATCCCGGCGTATTCACGCCAAAGGTCGAGCCTCCGCGTCAGGAAATCGGCATGCTCATGGATCAGGAGAAGCTTGACCGCCAGTTTCCCACGACCCTGTCCGACACGCCGTTCGCACTGACCGACAATCTGCATTTTCTCGGAGAAATCCCGCGCATCTTCGACTTCGAACAGGGTGACGCCATCGGCGACCGGCTGGAACCCGATGGTCCGATCCCGGACTACATGCCCGAGGATTCGGGACTGGCTCTGGTCACGGATTCCGGACTGGTGGTCATCTCGGGCTGCGCCCATTCCGGCATCTGCGCCATTGTCGAGCATGCGCGCAAGGTCACGGGCGTGGACTGCGTCCGGTCGGTGTTCGGCGGCTTCCATCTGCTGGACGCGCCCGAGGAACGGCTGGAAAAGACCGCAGACTATTTCGCATCCCTGAATCTGGAGACCCTGTACCCGTGTCACTGCACGGACCTTGCCGCCAAGATCGCGCTGGCCCGCAAAAACCCGGTGCTTGAAGTGGGCGTGGGAATGCAACTGACGTTCGCCTAG
- a CDS encoding thermonuclease family protein produces MLNRNVFIPVLFCLLLAPASAFAAEASFLTVIDGDSILVEFEQRTREVRLIGIDAPEWGQEWGVEAKAFAMNFCFGREIRLEFDRERFDKYGRLLAYVWCGERLLNRMLVREGLALAVPIRPNTRRAGEFSAAEAQARKMRKGIWAKGGLKQTPAQWRQDHRKKER; encoded by the coding sequence ATGCTGAACCGCAACGTCTTTATCCCGGTCCTGTTCTGCCTGCTCCTTGCCCCGGCCTCGGCCTTCGCTGCCGAAGCCTCCTTTCTCACGGTCATTGACGGCGATTCCATTCTCGTGGAATTCGAGCAGCGAACGCGCGAAGTCCGGCTGATCGGCATTGATGCACCGGAATGGGGACAGGAGTGGGGCGTGGAAGCCAAGGCCTTTGCCATGAACTTCTGTTTCGGGCGGGAAATCCGTCTGGAGTTCGACAGGGAACGGTTCGACAAGTACGGTCGGCTGCTTGCCTATGTCTGGTGCGGGGAACGGCTGCTGAACCGGATGCTGGTGCGCGAGGGGCTGGCTTTGGCCGTTCCGATCAGACCGAACACGCGCAGGGCCGGAGAATTTTCGGCTGCCGAGGCGCAGGCCCGCAAGATGCGCAAGGGAATCTGGGCCAAGGGCGGTCTGAAGCAGACGCCTGCCCAATGGCGGCAGGACCACAGGAAAAAGGAACGTTAG
- a CDS encoding EAL domain-containing protein, producing MPNSRFPTLVRLTPLRILMPSILVLSIFAAAVFLIFLPALEHSYRHHRKYVARDFVNVAVGMLERFKLEADLGRISESRAKHLGEEQLRAMRYGDERKDYIWINDLNSVMVMHPYRSDLEGKDLSDYTDSTGKAIFNEFISTALQGGGFVQYYWQFKDKPGAESRKTSYVRLYEPWGWVVGSGVYMADVQAQINQFRNRTFAGFGLLLLIVFLLQAYILRQAALSEQRAQRIKTQRERLFLALKEGEERYRTIADFAYDWEAWVGPDKTILYSSPACERITGHPPERFFENPTLMRDIVIPEDRKAWDTYAREMDRRESGTLDFRIRTSHGEERWVGAVARRVSGIKGKPLGVRYSFRDITDGKAMEEQLRHQALHDPLTALANRTLCLDRIEQAMHRAKRRESYYFAVAFLDLDRFKIINDSLGHRFGDLVLMETGNRLKSHVRSLDTVSRFGGDEFVLLLDELASPGEAISIVKRIRQSLSQPFRFGNHEVQTTGSFGIVLSPTGSDRPEDVLQHANIAMHRAKEAGRNHFKVFTTRMLDHAVDQLNLENDMRRGLAHGAFHVRYQPIMDISSNRVLGFEALARWDHPTRGSIPPSEFIPMAEDSGQISDLGRWVLRQSLKDLAEWRKQSDDTHHLFVSVNLSSKQFAQPDLDRSVLALLEEFGLPPSALKLEITESAIMDNPEAAVRVLKRLRSAGIGFSIDDFGTGYSSLSQLRQLPVDTLKVDRSFISRMNTDPENMEIVKAVIALAHSLDLNVIAEGVEDRDQLCSLLDLRCESVQGFYFHRPLTKQDAEAILFGRKAAEDAAQTQQTVAKKESPQEASDSDPIES from the coding sequence ATGCCGAATTCCCGATTTCCCACTCTTGTCCGGCTCACCCCGCTACGCATCCTCATGCCCTCCATCCTTGTCCTGAGCATCTTTGCCGCTGCCGTGTTTCTGATCTTTCTCCCGGCGCTGGAACACAGCTACCGCCACCATCGCAAATACGTGGCCCGGGATTTCGTCAACGTGGCCGTGGGAATGCTGGAACGCTTCAAGCTGGAAGCCGATCTCGGCCGCATTTCCGAATCCCGGGCCAAACATCTGGGCGAGGAACAGCTCCGCGCCATGCGCTACGGGGATGAACGCAAGGACTACATCTGGATAAACGACCTGAACTCCGTGATGGTCATGCACCCATACCGCTCGGACCTGGAAGGCAAGGACCTTTCCGACTACACCGACTCCACAGGCAAGGCCATTTTCAACGAGTTCATCAGCACGGCGCTCCAGGGTGGCGGTTTCGTGCAATACTACTGGCAATTCAAGGACAAGCCCGGAGCCGAAAGCCGCAAGACCTCGTACGTGCGTCTCTACGAACCATGGGGCTGGGTCGTGGGGTCCGGCGTCTACATGGCCGACGTGCAGGCCCAGATCAACCAGTTCCGCAACCGGACCTTTGCCGGATTCGGACTCCTGCTTCTGATCGTCTTTCTCCTTCAGGCCTACATCCTGCGGCAGGCGGCACTGAGCGAACAGCGGGCCCAGCGCATCAAGACACAGCGGGAACGATTGTTTCTCGCTCTCAAGGAAGGCGAGGAGCGGTACAGAACCATTGCGGACTTCGCCTACGACTGGGAAGCATGGGTCGGCCCGGACAAGACCATACTCTACAGCTCCCCGGCCTGCGAACGCATCACGGGCCATCCGCCCGAACGTTTTTTCGAGAATCCGACCCTGATGCGGGATATCGTGATCCCCGAGGACCGCAAGGCGTGGGATACCTATGCCCGGGAAATGGACCGCAGGGAAAGCGGCACACTGGATTTCCGCATCCGGACCAGTCACGGCGAGGAGCGCTGGGTCGGGGCCGTGGCGCGCCGGGTTTCCGGCATCAAGGGCAAGCCGCTGGGCGTGCGCTACAGCTTTCGGGACATCACGGACGGAAAGGCCATGGAGGAACAGCTCCGGCATCAGGCGCTGCACGATCCCCTGACAGCACTGGCAAACCGGACCCTGTGTCTGGACCGCATCGAACAGGCGATGCACCGCGCCAAGCGACGCGAAAGCTATTATTTCGCCGTGGCCTTTCTCGATCTGGACCGTTTCAAGATCATCAATGATTCCCTGGGGCACCGGTTCGGTGATCTGGTGCTCATGGAGACCGGAAACCGCCTGAAGTCCCATGTGCGCAGTCTGGATACGGTGTCGCGATTCGGCGGGGACGAATTCGTGCTGCTTCTGGATGAACTCGCTTCCCCGGGCGAGGCCATCTCCATAGTGAAACGCATACGGCAGAGCCTTTCCCAGCCGTTCCGATTCGGCAACCACGAGGTGCAGACAACCGGCAGCTTCGGCATCGTGCTCAGTCCCACGGGCAGCGACCGGCCCGAGGACGTGCTCCAGCATGCCAACATCGCCATGCACCGGGCCAAGGAAGCCGGACGGAACCACTTCAAGGTCTTCACCACCAGAATGCTCGACCACGCCGTGGACCAGCTGAATCTGGAAAACGACATGCGGCGGGGACTGGCGCACGGCGCGTTCCACGTGCGCTACCAGCCCATCATGGACATCAGCAGCAACCGCGTGCTGGGATTCGAGGCGCTGGCCCGCTGGGACCATCCGACCCGGGGCAGCATCCCGCCCTCGGAATTCATCCCCATGGCCGAGGATTCCGGTCAGATCAGCGATCTGGGCAGATGGGTGCTGCGACAATCCCTCAAGGACCTTGCCGAATGGCGGAAGCAGTCGGACGACACGCACCACCTGTTCGTATCCGTGAACCTTTCCAGCAAGCAATTTGCCCAGCCGGATCTCGACCGGAGCGTGCTGGCCCTGCTCGAGGAATTCGGACTTCCGCCCTCGGCGCTCAAGCTGGAGATCACGGAATCCGCGATCATGGACAACCCCGAGGCCGCGGTGCGCGTGCTCAAACGCCTGCGCTCCGCGGGAATCGGCTTTTCCATCGACGACTTCGGCACCGGGTATTCCTCCCTGAGCCAGCTCCGCCAACTTCCGGTGGATACCCTCAAGGTGGACCGCAGTTTCATCTCCCGCATGAACACGGACCCGGAGAACATGGAAATCGTCAAGGCAGTCATTGCGCTGGCGCACAGTCTCGACCTGAACGTGATCGCCGAAGGCGTGGAGGACAGGGATCAGCTCTGCTCCCTGCTCGATCTGCGCTGCGAAAGCGTACAGGGCTTCTATTTCCACAGGCCCCTGACAAAACAGGATGCCGAGGCGATTCTTTTCGGAAGAAAAGCGGCAGAAGATGCCGCACAGACACAGCAGACCGTTGCAAAAAAGGAATCTCCGCAGGAAGCATCGGATTCCGATCCGATCGAATCCTAA
- a CDS encoding sensor domain-containing diguanylate cyclase, which translates to MTVPHQNHPPERQGHFSPTLRQFILLFAPIAVAIAIVSTWFVISRNQIHTTRIQDRQDALVALESQTVAREIASLSADIRFLARLTARQLEDAPDNPSALRVLSGDFADFARSNISYFQIRFLSPQGMERVRINRTFAGPVVVPEAFLQEKTSRYYFREALALSRGEVHISRFDLNIEHGEVELPFRPTLRFSSPVLSRSDRKLGVVVLNFDGGRLLELLRQQAAGTEGAVMLLSRSGHWMLAPQPDMEWGHVIEERKHMSMPELFPEAWEFIKSRNNGHIFTKSGLFSFNTLRVDPNQSPELIPRNRENNTTIWKIVTQVRPDDLSLPWIPLYAALTGLFTMLLAAGSWFAAEYRIRQRQVEAQLRENEERTLAISQSAQDAIVMVDDEDRIIYWNPAAERLLGYTSDEIMGQEMHPLLASEADSGSASTGFREFRRQGRGKVLGHTLEVSAKRKSGGYVPVELAISAFHLKDRWYAVGSMRNMTRRKEDEAKLRRSEETARALLDALDESAFLLDLNGIAVSANEAGARLLNLTPTAIIGSNVFELLPRDVAERQRRTMAEVLRTTRPIQSEETINRRIMLINTHPAKGSDGKADRVAVILRDVTAQRKAEAALRQSEQRFRDVSQSVGEFIWETNADGRFTFITSDVEGVLAYSPSEITGHYPEEFMPKADVEDFARWRDDAVAARDEFSNIETRFVTKGGEIIWLQLSGVPYFDEDGKFSGYRGAGMNITDRKRIESTVKASERKLRALAESAYDAIVMIDFNGRISFWNHAAEKLFGYTEQQALGQEVHDLVAPEQDRNVAKRGMFQFAITGKGSVIGNIQEVTGRRKDGSTFPAERSVSAFRLSGQWYAVATIRDITDRKQTEARLRELATTDSLTNLFNRRRFMELAQREFGSSLRYGRSLSLFMMDIDHFKKVNDTYGHDVGDEVLRGLAATSAQSLRKADVLGRLGGEEFAVLLPETGMNSAMEVAERLRIAVENSSIATQSGDISITVSIGVATLNQEVSSVEILLKNADIALYQAKQTGRNKVVSQD; encoded by the coding sequence ATGACGGTCCCCCATCAGAACCACCCCCCGGAAAGACAGGGGCACTTCTCCCCCACGCTCCGCCAGTTCATTCTGCTATTCGCTCCCATTGCCGTGGCCATCGCCATCGTCTCCACATGGTTCGTCATTTCCCGAAATCAGATTCACACGACCCGCATACAGGACCGTCAGGACGCGCTCGTCGCCCTGGAAAGCCAGACCGTGGCCCGGGAAATCGCCAGCCTGAGTGCAGACATCCGCTTTCTGGCTCGGCTCACGGCCCGGCAACTGGAAGACGCCCCGGACAATCCCTCGGCCCTGCGCGTGCTTTCCGGCGATTTCGCGGATTTCGCCCGCAGCAACATCTCCTATTTCCAGATACGTTTTCTCAGCCCGCAGGGCATGGAACGGGTACGCATCAACCGCACGTTCGCCGGTCCCGTGGTCGTGCCCGAGGCCTTTCTTCAGGAAAAGACATCGCGATACTATTTCCGGGAAGCTCTGGCCCTGTCCCGAGGAGAAGTCCACATCTCCCGGTTCGACCTGAACATCGAACACGGAGAAGTCGAACTGCCGTTTCGCCCCACGCTCCGGTTCTCCTCGCCCGTGCTTTCCCGCTCCGACAGGAAGCTGGGCGTGGTCGTGCTCAACTTCGATGGCGGCCGACTTCTGGAACTGCTCCGACAGCAGGCCGCAGGGACCGAAGGCGCGGTCATGCTCCTGAGCCGCTCCGGACACTGGATGCTTGCTCCGCAGCCCGACATGGAATGGGGGCATGTGATCGAGGAACGCAAGCACATGAGCATGCCCGAACTGTTCCCCGAGGCATGGGAATTCATCAAGTCCCGCAACAACGGGCACATTTTCACGAAATCCGGCCTGTTTTCCTTCAATACCCTGAGAGTGGACCCGAACCAGAGCCCCGAACTCATTCCCAGAAACAGGGAAAACAATACCACGATCTGGAAGATCGTAACCCAGGTTCGCCCGGATGACCTCTCCCTGCCCTGGATTCCCCTGTATGCGGCCCTGACCGGCCTGTTCACCATGCTGCTGGCTGCGGGAAGCTGGTTCGCGGCGGAATACCGCATCAGGCAACGCCAGGTGGAAGCACAGCTCCGGGAAAACGAGGAACGCACGCTGGCCATCAGCCAATCGGCTCAGGACGCCATTGTCATGGTGGATGACGAAGACCGCATCATCTATTGGAATCCGGCTGCGGAACGGCTTCTGGGCTACACCTCGGACGAGATCATGGGACAGGAGATGCACCCTCTGCTCGCATCCGAAGCGGACAGCGGCTCGGCTTCCACAGGCTTTCGCGAATTCCGCAGGCAGGGCAGGGGCAAGGTCCTCGGTCACACTCTGGAGGTTTCGGCCAAGCGCAAGTCCGGCGGCTACGTTCCAGTGGAACTCGCGATCTCCGCCTTTCATCTCAAGGACCGCTGGTATGCTGTCGGCTCCATGCGGAACATGACCCGACGCAAGGAGGATGAAGCCAAACTCCGACGCAGCGAGGAAACCGCGCGCGCCCTGCTTGACGCGCTGGATGAAAGCGCGTTTCTGCTCGATCTCAACGGCATCGCGGTCTCGGCCAACGAAGCCGGTGCCAGACTTCTCAACCTGACACCGACCGCGATCATCGGCTCGAACGTCTTCGAACTTCTGCCCAGGGATGTGGCGGAACGGCAGCGCCGGACAATGGCCGAAGTGCTGCGGACGACAAGACCGATCCAGAGCGAGGAAACCATCAATCGACGCATCATGCTGATCAACACGCACCCGGCCAAGGGATCGGACGGCAAGGCAGACCGGGTTGCTGTCATCCTGCGCGACGTCACGGCCCAGCGAAAGGCCGAGGCCGCGCTGCGCCAATCCGAACAGCGCTTCCGCGACGTAAGCCAGTCCGTGGGCGAATTCATATGGGAAACCAATGCGGACGGTCGATTCACCTTCATCACGAGCGATGTGGAGGGCGTACTTGCCTACTCCCCTTCGGAAATCACCGGCCACTATCCCGAGGAATTCATGCCCAAGGCGGATGTCGAGGATTTCGCCCGCTGGCGCGACGATGCGGTTGCAGCGCGGGATGAGTTCTCCAACATCGAAACCCGCTTCGTGACCAAGGGCGGAGAAATCATCTGGCTGCAACTCAGCGGCGTGCCCTATTTCGACGAGGACGGCAAATTCAGCGGATACCGGGGTGCAGGCATGAACATCACGGACCGCAAACGCATCGAATCCACGGTCAAGGCCAGCGAGCGCAAGCTGCGGGCTCTGGCGGAGTCCGCGTACGATGCCATCGTGATGATCGACTTCAACGGACGAATTTCCTTCTGGAACCATGCTGCGGAAAAGCTGTTCGGCTACACCGAGCAGCAGGCTCTGGGGCAGGAAGTCCACGACCTCGTGGCCCCGGAGCAGGACCGGAACGTGGCCAAGCGGGGCATGTTCCAGTTCGCCATCACTGGCAAGGGATCCGTCATCGGCAACATTCAGGAGGTCACGGGCAGACGCAAGGACGGGTCCACATTCCCGGCCGAACGGTCGGTTTCCGCATTCCGTCTGAGCGGACAATGGTATGCCGTGGCCACGATCCGCGACATCACCGACCGCAAGCAGACCGAAGCCCGGTTGCGCGAGCTGGCAACCACGGACAGCCTGACCAACCTGTTCAACCGCAGACGCTTCATGGAACTGGCCCAACGGGAATTCGGCAGTTCCCTCCGCTACGGACGCTCCCTGTCCCTGTTCATGATGGACATCGACCACTTCAAGAAGGTCAACGATACGTACGGTCACGACGTGGGCGATGAAGTGCTCCGCGGACTGGCGGCCACCTCCGCGCAATCCCTGCGCAAAGCCGACGTGCTCGGCAGGCTGGGCGGCGAGGAATTCGCCGTGCTTCTGCCGGAAACCGGGATGAATAGCGCCATGGAAGTGGCCGAACGCCTGCGCATCGCCGTGGAAAACAGTTCCATTGCCACGCAGTCCGGTGACATCTCCATTACCGTGAGCATCGGTGTGGCCACCCTGAACCAGGAAGTTTCCAGCGTGGAGATTCTGCTCAAGAATGCGGACATAGCCCTGTATCAGGCCAAGCAGACCGGTCGAAACAAGGTCGTTTCGCAGGATTGA
- a CDS encoding GGDEF domain-containing protein — MGSDQYPGPGHRSRYKLYYLLSLAGLVAVLVANFGISYDLLVSPGNAPDVSLKLLYLIMVGGLFLLLSQALLLFKRILPLLGQEREQARRLGKQLKELAVLDPVTRVYNRQMFDTIIHREIEAVRRYGTPLSAIMFDVDDFRAINDKHGYGTGDKLLANLARNVSRRIRGTDFLFRWRGGKFIVLATHTETDKAAALGEKIRGFIDHKLFGGSIHMTVSVGVTRISPDDTMEDFLARIQGALVRAKKQGKNTVVTARET; from the coding sequence ATGGGCAGCGACCAATATCCCGGACCAGGGCACCGCAGCCGCTACAAGCTCTACTACCTCCTGTCCCTTGCCGGACTGGTTGCGGTTCTGGTTGCCAATTTCGGCATCAGCTACGACCTGCTCGTTTCGCCGGGCAATGCGCCGGACGTCTCCCTGAAACTCCTCTACCTGATCATGGTCGGCGGGCTTTTCCTCCTGCTCTCCCAGGCCCTTCTCCTCTTCAAGCGCATTCTCCCCCTGCTCGGGCAGGAACGGGAACAGGCCCGGAGACTCGGCAAGCAGCTCAAGGAACTGGCCGTGCTCGATCCGGTCACCCGGGTCTACAACCGGCAGATGTTCGACACGATCATCCACCGCGAAATCGAAGCCGTGCGCCGATACGGCACCCCGCTCTCGGCCATCATGTTCGATGTGGACGACTTTCGCGCCATCAACGACAAACACGGCTACGGCACCGGGGACAAGCTTCTGGCCAATCTGGCCCGGAACGTGAGCCGCCGCATCCGGGGCACGGACTTCCTGTTCCGCTGGCGTGGAGGCAAGTTCATTGTTCTGGCCACGCACACCGAGACGGACAAGGCTGCGGCTCTGGGGGAAAAGATCCGGGGATTCATCGACCACAAGCTTTTCGGCGGATCAATCCACATGACCGTCAGCGTCGGCGTGACCCGAATCTCTCCGGACGACACCATGGAAGATTTTCTGGCACGCATTCAGGGTGCGCTCGTCCGCGCCAAGAAGCAGGGCAAGAACACCGTGGTCACGGCGAGGGAAACATGA
- a CDS encoding nitroreductase family protein: MFVNTEVCKKCGSCRDECPFDLIVDGRDGFPKLRPAARKTCIACGHCVAVCPVQALSLPEMPVTPALLPDDCEPWPASARIDPDEAERFLRSRRSIRTYKSDPLPQDMVEHLINVARFAPSAHNGQPARWIITRSRETTRRLAELTVEFMALNNVFPGVIKNWNAGRDKILRGAPHVAIVHAPEDGLNPAEDCSLAAAYMELAAHAHGVGACWAGFLMEAAEGYTPIRELLGVPEGHGIYAALMLGFPKFRYRRIPRRRPAEIRWLD, encoded by the coding sequence ATGTTCGTGAACACTGAAGTATGCAAAAAATGCGGCTCCTGCCGCGACGAGTGTCCCTTTGACCTGATCGTGGACGGCCGGGACGGCTTTCCGAAATTGCGTCCGGCCGCGCGCAAGACCTGCATTGCCTGCGGGCATTGCGTGGCCGTGTGCCCGGTGCAGGCCCTGAGCCTGCCGGAAATGCCCGTGACTCCGGCCCTGTTGCCGGACGATTGCGAACCGTGGCCCGCCTCGGCGCGCATCGACCCGGACGAGGCCGAGCGGTTTCTTCGCAGCCGTCGATCCATCCGTACCTACAAGTCCGATCCGCTCCCTCAGGATATGGTGGAGCATCTCATCAACGTGGCGAGGTTCGCTCCCAGCGCCCATAACGGCCAGCCTGCGCGCTGGATCATCACCCGTTCCCGCGAAACCACGCGTCGGCTTGCCGAGCTGACCGTGGAATTCATGGCCCTGAACAACGTGTTTCCGGGCGTGATCAAGAACTGGAACGCGGGCAGGGACAAGATTCTGCGCGGTGCGCCGCATGTGGCCATCGTGCATGCGCCCGAGGACGGCCTGAACCCGGCCGAGGACTGTTCCCTGGCTGCGGCCTACATGGAGCTGGCCGCGCATGCCCACGGCGTGGGCGCGTGCTGGGCCGGATTTCTCATGGAGGCCGCCGAAGGGTATACCCCCATCCGCGAGTTGCTCGGGGTTCCCGAGGGGCATGGCATTTACGCGGCCCTGATGCTCGGCTTTCCGAAGTTCAGGTACCGCCGCATACCCCGGCGCAGACCTGCGGAAATCCGCTGGCTGGACTAG
- a CDS encoding 3D domain-containing protein, with product MRFIINHVGVPFLCAIIFVLGCVVVVKQQEIEGLKHKLALAEQTAEARKALVEEARLLQQAVASNSAVKKVTVTAYNPTTGQCDEDPLVAASMRKVRTGTVAVSRDLFDQGWVFGKKIRIEGLGIFEINDLMNKRFTNRIDIFMWDEGQARQFGKRISKAALLEI from the coding sequence ATGCGATTCATTATCAACCACGTCGGCGTGCCTTTTTTGTGCGCGATCATTTTCGTGCTGGGCTGCGTGGTGGTTGTCAAGCAACAGGAAATAGAAGGGCTGAAACACAAGCTGGCCCTGGCCGAACAGACGGCCGAAGCCAGAAAGGCCCTTGTCGAGGAAGCGCGCCTGCTCCAGCAGGCCGTGGCCAGCAACTCCGCGGTGAAAAAAGTGACGGTCACCGCATACAATCCCACCACCGGACAATGTGACGAAGATCCACTGGTCGCGGCCAGCATGCGGAAGGTCCGCACCGGAACCGTGGCCGTATCCCGTGACCTGTTCGATCAGGGATGGGTGTTCGGCAAGAAAATCCGCATCGAGGGACTCGGCATTTTCGAGATCAACGATCTCATGAACAAGCGGTTCACGAACCGCATCGACATATTCATGTGGGACGAAGGACAGGCCCGGCAATTCGGCAAACGGATTTCCAAGGCCGCCCTGCTCGAAATCTAG
- a CDS encoding Hpt domain-containing protein: protein MATPLFDSVRFLDSLAGDPELGRELLAAFLDDSPVRSAALEQALQAGDASQASKLAHSLKGMCGVVRASALVNAALGMEQIAGQGDVDGARELFPGFAEDMTRLQQEISEFLNTL from the coding sequence ATGGCAACACCTCTGTTTGATTCCGTTCGTTTTTTGGACAGTCTGGCCGGAGACCCGGAACTCGGGCGCGAACTTCTGGCGGCATTTCTGGACGACAGCCCGGTGCGCTCCGCAGCTCTGGAGCAGGCGCTTCAGGCCGGGGACGCGTCCCAGGCTTCCAAGCTGGCGCATTCGCTCAAGGGCATGTGCGGCGTGGTTCGCGCTTCGGCGCTGGTGAATGCGGCCCTTGGCATGGAACAGATCGCCGGTCAGGGCGATGTGGACGGCGCTCGGGAGCTTTTTCCCGGGTTTGCCGAGGACATGACCCGGCTTCAGCAGGAGATCAGCGAATTTCTGAACACGCTCTGA